Part of the Arthrobacter globiformis genome is shown below.
CTCTGCGGTCGTGGTGAACTCCGTAGCCGGTGGCGAGTTCTTGGATTTCTAGCCGGTCAAGGGCAGTCAGTGTGCCGGTAACGGTCTTGTGTGTCATGTCGGTCGTCCGTTCTGTGAAGAAGTCAGGGTGGGAGCTGGGGTTCAGCGGTCGGCGGTCTCGCGCACCTTCCACTGCACGGCCTTGTACTGGCGTGGCCAGTAGTCGACGTGGACGTTTAGCTCCCGGGCCGCCCTCAGGGCGAAATGTGGATCACGGAGCAGTTCCCTGCCGAGCATGACCGCATCTGCACGTCCGCTGGCGACTACTTCCTCGGCATACTTCGCTGTCGTGATGAGGCCAACGGCGGAGGTGGGCACCTCAGAGGCTGATTTGATGTGATCCGCGAGGGGAACCTGGTATCCCTCGCCCACTGGGATTTCAACGCCGTCAATCAGGCCGCCGGTGGAGATGTCGAAGACGTCCGCTCCCCGGTCGCGTGCCATGGCGGCGACCTCGGCGGTCTGTTCTTGGTCCCATCCGCCCTCTGCCCAGTCCGTTGCGGAGAACCGGACGAAGAGGCCATGGCTTTCGCCAATGGCTTCCCGTACTGCTGAGACAATGCGCAGCAGCAGCCGGGCCCGGTTTTCAAGGGATCCGCCGTATTCATCGGTGCGGGTGTTACTGAGCGGTGATAGGAACTCGTGGATGAGGTACCCATGGGCTGCATGGATTTCGATTATGTCGAATCCTGCCTGCACACTCCTCAGCGCCGCTGCCGCG
Proteins encoded:
- a CDS encoding NADH:flavin oxidoreductase/NADH oxidase; protein product: MTTSPLFQPLTVRSTTIRNRIWVSPMCQYSCENQDGIPNDWHLMHLGQFAAGGAGLIMAEATGVNPAGRISSEDTGMWNDQQRDAWARIVRFIHEQGATAAIQLAHAGRKASDYRLFDERCGTTKPVAEGGWKTVAPSALAFPGFDVPQELDHAGIDEVVRDFAAAALRSVQAGFDIIEIHAAHGYLIHEFLSPLSNTRTDEYGGSLENRARLLLRIVSAVREAIGESHGLFVRFSATDWAEGGWDQEQTAEVAAMARDRGADVFDISTGGLIDGVEIPVGEGYQVPLADHIKSASEVPTSAVGLITTAKYAEEVVASGRADAVMLGRELLRDPHFALRAARELNVHVDYWPRQYKAVQWKVRETADR